The following are encoded together in the Deltaproteobacteria bacterium genome:
- a CDS encoding rhodanese-like domain-containing protein — translation METISKTIRAQDFLQLKQKDSCTILDVRNPDEFSACHLPGAINLPLDSIEKGLLSIIPRDKTLYLICQSGVRSERARKILEGQGFSNTLCIEGGISECSKVPGAVVKISSRLPLMRQVQIAAGSLVVLGILLSKIVHPAFLFLSLFVGTGLVFAGVSGFCGMAILLEKMPWNRIETD, via the coding sequence ATGGAAACAATATCCAAAACAATCCGAGCTCAAGATTTCCTTCAGTTAAAACAAAAAGATTCTTGTACGATTCTCGATGTTCGAAACCCCGATGAGTTTTCGGCCTGTCACCTCCCCGGAGCTATCAATCTACCTCTGGATAGTATTGAGAAAGGGTTACTCAGTATTATCCCTCGAGACAAAACGTTGTATTTGATCTGCCAGAGTGGAGTTCGAAGCGAGAGGGCCCGCAAAATTTTGGAGGGTCAGGGCTTCTCAAATACCCTCTGTATTGAAGGGGGGATTTCTGAATGTTCCAAAGTTCCTGGGGCCGTTGTTAAAATATCTTCCCGTCTTCCCCTCATGAGGCAAGTTCAAATCGCAGCGGGTTCACTCGTGGTCTTGGGGATTCTCCTTTCCAAAATTGTTCATCCTGCCTTTCTATTCCTGAGCCTTTTTGTGGGGACAGGTCTTGTGTTTGCGGGAGTCTCTGGTTTTTGTGGCATGGCTATTCTTTTGGAAAAAATGCCCTGGAACCGTATTGAGACGGATTAA